The following proteins come from a genomic window of Balearica regulorum gibbericeps isolate bBalReg1 chromosome 19, bBalReg1.pri, whole genome shotgun sequence:
- the RTN4RL1 gene encoding reticulon-4 receptor-like 1 has protein sequence MLRQGGFAELLLVLLGLKVPSALGCPTDCVCYPSPMTVSCQAHNFVTIPEGIPEDSERIFLQNNQITLLLRGHFSPSMVTLWIYSNNITFIDPNTFDGFVNLEELDLGDNRYLRALAADTFQGLVKLHALYLYKCGLSSLPSGIFGGLHNLQYLYLQDNHIEFLQDDIFVDLVNLSHLFLHGNKLWSLHQNTFRGLINLDRLLIHQNQLQWIHRRAFHDLRRLTTLFLFNNSLSELQGDCLAHLGALEFLRLNGNPWSCDCKARSLWEWLHRFRGSSSSVTCESPEQMHGKDLKVLRAEDFRNCSGSESLHQIKTHTFSTADRGASKTHHPHHSSKEKGKERGAENSLHSSQPAAPPGSRPGYRKPGKNCTSHKSRNRTSKPVSLGPRKNGQEVPDYVPDYQHKFSFGVMATLPPKRKGKCTRRTPIRPPSGVQQAAGCSGLRASLLVFMMVLAAVIR, from the coding sequence GGGggtttgcagagctgctcctggtgctgctggggctgaagGTGCCCAGCGCCCTGGGCTGCCCCACCGACTGCGTGTGCTACCCGTCCCCCATGACTGTCAGCTGCCAGGCTCACAACTTCGTCACCATCCCCGAGGGCATCCCCGAGGACAGCGAGAGGATCTTCCTCCAGAACAACCAGATCACCTTGCTGCTGCGGGGCCACTTCAGCCCCTCCATGGTCACCCTCTGGATCTACTCCAACAACATCACCTTCATCGACCCCAACACCTTCGACGGGTTCGTCAACCTTGAAGAGCTGGACCTGGGGGACAACCGCTACTTAAGGGCTTTAGCTGCAGACACTTTCCAAGGGCTGGTGAAACTCCACGCCTTGTATCTGTACAAGTGTGGGCTGAGCTCCCTCCCCAGCGGGATATTCGGTGGCCTCCACAACCTGCAATACCTTTACCTGCAAGACAACCACATCGAGTTCCTTCAGGATGATATTTTTGTTGACTTGGTTAACCTCAGCCATCTTTTTCTCCATGGAAACAAGCTCTGGAGCCTCCATCAGAACACGTTCAGGGGACTAATAAACCTGGATCGGCTTCTCATCCATCAAAATCAGCTGCAGTGGATTCACAGGCGGGCTTTTCACGACCTCCGAAGATTGACCACCCTTTTCCTGTTCAATAACAGCCTCTCGGAGCTGCAGGGGGACTGCCTGGCCCACCTGGGAGCCCTGGAGTTTCTCAGGCTGAACGGGAACCCGTGGAGCTGCGATTGCAAAGCCCGTTCCCTCTGGGAATGGCTGCACAGGTTCAGAGGCTCCAGCTCCAGCGTCACCTGCGAGTCCCCCGAGCAGATGCATGGCAAGGACCTCAAGGTGCTAAGAGCGGAAGACTTTAGGAACTGTTCGGGGTCCGAGTCGCTCCATCAGATTAAAACACATACTTTCTCCACAGCGGACAGAGGAGCCtccaaaacccaccacccccaccactCCTccaaggagaaggggaaggagagaggggcCGAGAACAGTTTGCACAGCAGCcagcccgccgccccccccggctcccGGCCGGGCTATCGCAAACCCGGCAAGAACTGCACCAGCCACAAAAGCCGTAACCGAACCTCTAAACCGGTATCCTTGGGGCCGCGGAAAAACGGGCAGGAGGTTCCAGACTATGTGCCTGATTATCAGCACAAATTCAGTTTCGGGGTGATGGCAACGCTCCCCCCCAAACGCAAGGGTAAGTGTACCCGGCGGACCCCCATCCGCCCCCCCAGCGGGGTCCAGCAGGCAGCCGGCTGCTCGGGGCTCAGGGCATCGCTCCTGGTTTTTATGATGGTGTTAGCAGCCGTCATACGCTGA